One genomic window of Actinoplanes lobatus includes the following:
- a CDS encoding acetoacetate--CoA ligase — protein sequence MTTGVVTAGTLLWEPPADIRETSRIGRYLEWLERERGLSFADYAALWEWSVTDLTAFWGSIWEYFEVVAHEPATAVLDGTAMPGARWFPGATLNYTENVLRMPGRDEDEPVVIAYSQSREPVTLTGRKLREEVRRVRAGLKARGVGKGDRVAAYAPNIPETYVLMLATASLGAVFSSCAPEFGARSVIDRWSQIEPKVLVATDGYRYGDKDVDRRPEIAAIRAAIPSIEHVITIGYLRDGGDWGDLGGDDPLEFEPVPFDHPLYVLYSSGTTGLPKPIVHGHGGILLEHLKILALHHDLGPSDRFFWFTTTGWMMWNYLASGPAVGAAIVLFDGNPGWPSLDALWDLIDTAGITYFGTSAPFLMACRKAGITPGKRLKGLGSTGAPLPPEGWGWVYEAVSGEVQLTSLSGGTDVCTGFVGGAPLLPVRAGVITCRSLGARVEAFDPEGKPVIGGLGELVITAPMPSMPVGFWNDPDGSRYREAYFDVFPGVWRHGDWITIDPDGSCVITGRSDATLNRGGVRLGTAEFYSVVEALPEIADSLVVHLDKPGDPNGELLLFVVLTEGLELDDALRGRIARELRGALSPRHVPDAAYQVRALPRTLSGKKLEVPVKRILTGTPVESAAAKGALANPDSLNAFADLARERVRPASQ from the coding sequence ATGACGACAGGTGTGGTGACGGCCGGCACACTTCTCTGGGAGCCGCCGGCGGACATCCGGGAGACGTCCCGGATCGGGCGTTATCTGGAGTGGCTGGAGCGGGAGCGGGGCCTCTCGTTCGCCGACTACGCGGCACTGTGGGAGTGGTCCGTCACCGACCTGACCGCCTTCTGGGGCTCCATCTGGGAGTACTTCGAGGTGGTGGCGCACGAGCCGGCGACCGCGGTGCTGGACGGCACGGCCATGCCGGGTGCCCGCTGGTTTCCCGGCGCCACGCTCAACTACACCGAGAACGTGCTGCGGATGCCGGGGCGGGACGAGGACGAACCGGTCGTCATCGCGTACTCCCAGAGCCGTGAGCCGGTCACCCTGACCGGCCGGAAGCTGCGCGAGGAGGTGCGGAGGGTCCGGGCCGGGCTGAAGGCCCGTGGGGTCGGCAAGGGTGACCGGGTCGCGGCCTATGCCCCGAACATCCCGGAGACCTACGTGCTGATGCTGGCGACCGCCAGCCTGGGCGCGGTCTTCTCGTCCTGCGCGCCGGAGTTCGGCGCCCGCAGCGTGATCGACCGCTGGAGCCAGATCGAGCCGAAGGTGCTGGTCGCGACGGACGGCTACCGGTACGGCGACAAGGACGTCGACCGCCGCCCGGAGATCGCCGCGATCCGGGCGGCGATCCCGTCGATCGAGCACGTCATCACCATCGGATACCTGCGCGACGGTGGTGACTGGGGTGATCTCGGCGGCGACGATCCGCTGGAGTTCGAGCCGGTGCCGTTCGACCACCCGCTCTACGTGCTCTACAGCTCCGGCACCACCGGGTTGCCCAAGCCGATCGTGCACGGTCACGGCGGCATCCTCCTGGAGCACCTGAAGATCCTGGCGCTGCACCACGACCTGGGCCCGTCCGACCGGTTCTTCTGGTTCACCACCACCGGCTGGATGATGTGGAACTACCTGGCCAGCGGTCCGGCCGTGGGCGCGGCGATCGTGCTCTTCGACGGCAATCCGGGCTGGCCCTCGCTGGACGCCCTGTGGGATCTGATCGACACCGCCGGGATCACGTATTTCGGCACTTCGGCACCGTTCCTGATGGCCTGCCGCAAAGCCGGGATCACCCCGGGCAAGCGGCTCAAGGGGCTCGGCTCCACCGGGGCGCCGCTGCCGCCGGAGGGCTGGGGCTGGGTCTACGAGGCGGTCAGCGGCGAGGTGCAGCTGACCTCGCTGTCCGGCGGCACCGACGTGTGCACCGGTTTCGTCGGCGGGGCGCCGCTGCTGCCGGTTCGGGCCGGTGTGATCACCTGCCGCAGCCTCGGCGCCCGGGTGGAGGCGTTCGACCCGGAGGGCAAGCCGGTCATCGGCGGGCTGGGCGAGCTGGTGATCACCGCGCCGATGCCGAGCATGCCGGTCGGGTTCTGGAACGACCCGGACGGCTCCCGCTACCGGGAGGCGTACTTCGACGTGTTCCCGGGCGTCTGGCGGCACGGTGACTGGATCACCATCGACCCGGACGGCAGCTGCGTGATCACCGGCCGGTCGGACGCCACCCTCAACCGGGGTGGCGTGCGCCTGGGCACCGCCGAGTTCTACTCGGTGGTGGAGGCCCTGCCGGAGATCGCCGACTCGCTGGTCGTGCACCTGGACAAGCCCGGCGACCCGAACGGCGAGCTGCTGCTCTTCGTCGTGCTCACCGAGGGGCTGGAACTGGACGACGCCCTGCGCGGGCGGATCGCGCGGGAGCTGCGCGGGGCGCTGTCGCCCCGGCACGTGCCCGACGCCGCCTACCAGGTGCGTGCCCTGCCGCGCACCCTCTCCGGGAAGAAGCTGGAGGTGCCGGTGAAGCGGATCCTCACCGGCACCCCCGTGGAGTCGGCGGCGGCCAAGGGCGCCCTGGCCAACCCCGACTCGCTGAACGCCTTCGCCGACCTGGCCCGGGAGCGGGTCAGGCCAGCGTCACAGTGA
- a CDS encoding acyl-CoA thioesterase codes for MEEQLSGRPTALSRVTLSRIMTAVDVNLYGTVHGGVLMKFVDDVAGAAAARHSGGTAVTAAIDEIVFLEPVRVGDLVHAYAQVNWTGTSSMEVGVKLAAERWDAVGAVPLPVATAYLVFVAVDAAGHPRSVPPVLPGEDADKRRFTEAMIRRDHRLARRAAIQKARAEHRPGVD; via the coding sequence ATGGAAGAACAGCTCTCCGGACGGCCGACGGCGCTCTCCCGGGTCACCCTGAGCCGGATCATGACCGCGGTCGACGTGAACCTCTACGGCACCGTGCACGGCGGCGTACTGATGAAGTTCGTGGACGACGTGGCGGGCGCGGCCGCGGCGCGGCACAGCGGGGGCACCGCGGTGACCGCGGCGATCGACGAGATCGTCTTCCTCGAGCCGGTCCGGGTGGGTGATCTCGTGCACGCGTACGCCCAGGTGAACTGGACCGGAACCTCCTCGATGGAGGTGGGCGTGAAACTGGCCGCGGAACGCTGGGACGCGGTCGGCGCGGTCCCGCTGCCGGTGGCGACGGCCTACCTGGTGTTCGTGGCGGTGGACGCGGCCGGGCACCCGCGTTCGGTGCCGCCGGTGCTGCCCGGCGAAGACGCCGACAAGCGCCGGTTCACCGAGGCGATGATCCGCCGGGACCACCGTCTGGCCCGCCGTGCGGCGATCCAGAAGGCCCGCGCCGAGCACCGGCCGGGAGTCGATTGA
- a CDS encoding LacI family DNA-binding transcriptional regulator: MKQGDETRATVRDVAARTGLSIATVSRVLNGRANVAPATRERVLATIAELGRGAPRRRGERATGIYVRCPYVLTDYFGLIVSAVAEALEPHGLQVILNAGVAAQRDHVLTALTGRRDVAGAVLILPPEPGAELARLRDRGFPFVVLDPRTPPPRQLAAVSAAHFSGARQLAAHLVGLGHRRIGIIGGPRDWLAGENRFAGYLSPLADAGVLPAPELTRFVAEPTTELGHHAAAELLDLPERPTALLAFNDKMAIGALRAAAERGLRVPADLSVAGFDDIELGQACRPMLTTVRQPLEEMGRMAVHLLLRMLGGHRLDALHVELATELVIRDSTGPVPDVFHGSGTGVPRSGTSSH, encoded by the coding sequence ATGAAACAGGGCGATGAAACAAGAGCGACCGTACGCGACGTGGCCGCCCGCACCGGCCTGTCCATCGCCACCGTCTCGCGGGTGCTGAACGGGCGGGCCAACGTCGCCCCGGCCACCCGGGAACGGGTGCTCGCGACCATCGCCGAACTGGGCCGTGGCGCTCCCCGCCGGCGCGGGGAGCGGGCCACCGGGATCTATGTCCGCTGCCCGTACGTGCTCACCGACTACTTCGGGCTGATCGTCTCCGCGGTGGCCGAGGCCCTGGAGCCGCACGGTCTCCAGGTGATCCTGAACGCGGGTGTGGCGGCCCAGCGCGACCACGTGCTCACCGCTCTGACCGGCCGGCGTGACGTGGCCGGCGCCGTGCTCATCCTGCCGCCCGAGCCGGGCGCCGAACTGGCCCGGCTCCGCGATCGCGGCTTCCCCTTCGTGGTGCTCGATCCGCGTACCCCGCCGCCCCGGCAACTCGCCGCGGTCTCCGCCGCGCACTTCTCCGGCGCCCGGCAACTCGCCGCCCACCTGGTCGGGCTCGGGCACCGGCGGATCGGGATCATCGGCGGGCCCCGCGACTGGCTGGCCGGCGAGAACCGGTTCGCAGGCTATCTCTCTCCGCTGGCCGACGCCGGTGTGCTGCCCGCGCCGGAGCTGACCCGGTTCGTCGCCGAGCCCACCACCGAGCTGGGCCACCATGCCGCCGCCGAATTGCTGGACCTGCCGGAACGCCCGACGGCGCTGCTCGCCTTCAACGACAAGATGGCGATCGGGGCGCTGCGGGCGGCCGCCGAGCGCGGGTTGCGGGTGCCGGCGGATCTGTCGGTGGCCGGGTTCGACGACATCGAGCTGGGGCAGGCGTGCCGGCCGATGCTGACCACGGTCCGGCAGCCGCTGGAGGAGATGGGGCGGATGGCCGTACATCTGCTGTTGCGGATGCTGGGTGGGCACCGTCTGGACGCGCTGCACGTGGAGCTGGCCACCGAACTCGTGATCCGCGACTCCACCGGGCCCGTTCCTGACGTGTTTCACGGTTCCGGAACCGGCGTACCCCGATCCGGAACGTCATCTCATTGA
- a CDS encoding lysine N(6)-hydroxylase/L-ornithine N(5)-oxygenase family protein codes for MFDRDLVGVGLGPANLGLAIALEEAGTPARAQFLDRRPGFDWHPEMLLPSSVMQISYLKDLATQRDPRSAYTFVNYLHERGRMSDFINRKSFFPSRLEFTDYLRWAVERLQVPVCWGAEVVSVDLDERTGGCAVSWDLDGARHTTTTRYVAIGAGSTPRMPDWAAALPGVLHNTGLIGGLRSAGLGRGARVAVAGQGQSAAEAVRHVLDTYPGASVDCYLSGYGMTPADSSPFANRVFDPAAVDDFYFADANVRAELLDRHRATNYSCVDPELLTWLYDFEYQEKVAGGDRLRFHRAARITSARASGGRITLDVLRRMTGTTARETYDAVVCATGFTSPLPRKLLGGSFGDTSDVWLARDYRLHRADGSALPVFVLGSTESGHGLGSGLLSNIAVRGGEIAGQVIASARAPRRELAVIR; via the coding sequence ATGTTTGATCGCGATCTTGTCGGTGTGGGCCTCGGCCCGGCGAACCTGGGTCTGGCCATCGCACTGGAGGAGGCCGGGACTCCGGCCCGGGCGCAGTTCCTCGACCGCCGTCCCGGGTTCGACTGGCATCCGGAGATGCTGCTGCCCTCCTCCGTCATGCAGATCAGCTACCTCAAGGACCTCGCCACCCAGCGGGACCCGCGCAGCGCCTACACCTTCGTGAACTACCTGCACGAGCGCGGCCGGATGAGCGACTTCATCAACCGCAAGTCGTTCTTCCCCAGCCGTCTCGAGTTCACCGACTACCTGCGGTGGGCCGTGGAGCGGCTCCAGGTCCCGGTGTGCTGGGGTGCCGAGGTGGTCTCCGTCGACCTGGACGAGCGCACCGGCGGCTGCGCCGTGTCCTGGGACCTGGACGGCGCCCGGCACACCACCACGACCCGGTACGTCGCGATCGGCGCCGGCTCGACACCCCGGATGCCGGACTGGGCCGCGGCGTTGCCGGGTGTCCTCCACAACACCGGGCTCATCGGCGGCCTGCGGTCCGCGGGCCTCGGCAGAGGAGCCCGGGTGGCCGTCGCCGGGCAGGGGCAGAGCGCTGCCGAGGCGGTACGGCACGTCCTCGACACCTACCCCGGCGCGTCGGTCGACTGCTACCTGTCCGGGTACGGGATGACGCCCGCCGACTCCAGCCCGTTCGCGAACCGGGTCTTCGATCCCGCCGCCGTGGACGACTTCTACTTCGCCGACGCCAACGTCCGCGCCGAGCTGCTCGACCGGCACCGGGCCACCAACTACAGCTGCGTCGACCCGGAGCTGCTCACCTGGCTCTACGACTTCGAGTACCAGGAGAAGGTGGCCGGCGGGGACCGGCTGCGCTTCCACCGGGCGGCCCGCATCACCAGCGCTCGCGCGTCCGGTGGCCGGATCACGCTGGACGTCCTGCGCCGGATGACCGGGACGACCGCGCGGGAGACGTACGACGCGGTCGTCTGCGCCACCGGGTTCACCTCGCCGCTGCCCCGGAAGCTGCTCGGCGGCTCCTTCGGCGACACCTCCGACGTCTGGCTGGCCCGCGACTACCGCCTGCACCGGGCGGACGGGTCGGCGCTGCCGGTCTTCGTGCTGGGCTCCACCGAGTCCGGGCACGGACTGGGCTCGGGGCTGCTCTCGAACATCGCCGTCCGTGGTGGCGAGATCGCCGGCCAGGTCATCGCGTCGGCGCGGGCTCCACGCCGCGAACTCGCCGTCATCCGCTGA
- a CDS encoding ribosomal maturation YjgA family protein, with amino-acid sequence MSITRFRLAMLGAALGFLALALAIRAVAPLGGWAEQSSGTALYASMTYAGVLFLAPRLSPFVAGGIALGWCWGAELFQLTGVPAALSEESLLARLVLGAAFDPIDLIWYPIGIVPLVALHLMIRKRT; translated from the coding sequence ATGTCGATCACGCGCTTCCGGCTGGCGATGCTCGGCGCCGCGCTCGGGTTCCTGGCCCTCGCGCTGGCGATCCGGGCGGTGGCACCCCTGGGCGGCTGGGCCGAGCAGTCGTCCGGCACCGCCCTCTACGCCTCGATGACATACGCCGGCGTGCTCTTCCTCGCGCCTCGCCTGTCCCCGTTCGTGGCCGGCGGGATCGCTCTGGGCTGGTGCTGGGGCGCCGAGCTCTTCCAGCTCACCGGCGTTCCGGCGGCCCTCTCCGAGGAGAGCCTCCTGGCCCGGCTGGTGCTCGGCGCGGCTTTCGACCCGATCGACCTGATCTGGTACCCGATCGGCATTGTCCCGCTGGTGGCCCTGCATCTGATGATCCGTAAGCGCACATGA
- a CDS encoding NPP1 family protein, translated as MAPDRAPQRTAVVAGAALAILLATAAPALAAPPTELPGNAEAVETKWQPAYDYDTDGCYPTPAIGPTGTVNGGLKPAGSLSGDCHDTSDLDNTNGYSRYKCNNGWCAVAYGLYFEKDQALANSSIGGHRHDWEHVVVWVQNDVAKYVATSAHGDFTISAASSVRWTGNHPKIVYHKDGASTHTFRLAGTGDEPPENGYAAWQYPALVGWNGFPSTSIRTTLSNYDFGSANFGLKDANFVSLITEAMPAGITFDPSA; from the coding sequence ATGGCCCCCGACAGAGCCCCTCAGCGCACCGCCGTCGTCGCCGGTGCCGCCCTCGCGATACTGCTCGCCACCGCCGCACCGGCGCTGGCCGCACCTCCCACCGAGCTGCCCGGCAACGCCGAGGCGGTCGAGACCAAGTGGCAGCCGGCGTACGACTACGACACCGACGGCTGCTACCCCACCCCGGCGATCGGCCCGACCGGCACGGTCAACGGCGGCCTGAAACCGGCCGGGTCGCTCAGCGGCGACTGCCACGACACGTCAGATCTGGACAACACCAACGGATACTCGCGCTACAAGTGCAACAACGGGTGGTGCGCCGTCGCGTACGGCCTCTACTTCGAGAAGGACCAGGCGCTCGCGAACAGCTCGATCGGCGGCCACCGCCACGACTGGGAGCACGTCGTGGTCTGGGTGCAGAACGACGTGGCGAAGTACGTCGCCACCTCGGCGCACGGCGACTTCACCATCTCCGCCGCGAGCAGCGTCCGCTGGACCGGCAACCACCCGAAGATCGTCTACCACAAGGACGGCGCCAGCACGCACACCTTCCGCCTGGCCGGCACCGGCGACGAGCCGCCCGAGAACGGGTACGCCGCCTGGCAGTACCCGGCTCTCGTCGGCTGGAACGGCTTCCCGTCCACCAGCATCCGCACCACGCTGAGCAACTACGACTTCGGCAGCGCGAACTTCGGCCTGAAGGACGCCAACTTCGTCAGCCTGATCACCGAGGCGATGCCGGCCGGCATCACCTTCGACCCGTCCGCCTGA
- a CDS encoding NAD(P)/FAD-dependent oxidoreductase codes for MTTVDCAVIGDGVVGRFTALALAARGLLVSLSGEDAGSSASALSGGLVRAYSADPFLTRLAARSLTSVWLNCPAYRRTGSVHVVPRAGLDRAVLSEMAAAGVPYRVIGGPARHPVRLERGDCAVVEPYGGFVHAGEALRWLADRCRDDAAITRTGPVRQVITHGDGFSLVGTGPAVRARQVIVTAGPGTAALLPPGSAPEVERRRIVYSFVRLGDSGAVPHTLVDTVPDTWMRPAPEQGPGVLLVGRADPMPWNRPGRRDVTDRRTGLRAAEALARRIPALSKAEYLSSVVASDMYATPGHHGDVPAPTATDGLWYVTGLSGGGFKIAPALGERIADRMTASDNDVAQTLYSNDVEGGDHV; via the coding sequence GTGACGACCGTGGACTGTGCCGTCATCGGCGACGGCGTCGTCGGCCGTTTCACCGCGCTGGCGCTCGCCGCCCGGGGACTGCTGGTGAGTCTCAGCGGCGAGGACGCCGGCTCGTCGGCCTCGGCCCTCAGCGGGGGACTGGTCCGCGCCTACTCCGCCGATCCGTTCCTGACCCGGCTCGCGGCACGCAGCCTGACCTCGGTGTGGCTGAACTGCCCGGCCTACCGGCGGACCGGTTCGGTGCACGTGGTGCCGCGGGCCGGGCTGGACCGGGCGGTGCTGTCCGAGATGGCGGCCGCCGGGGTGCCGTACCGGGTGATCGGCGGACCGGCCCGGCACCCGGTCCGGCTGGAGCGGGGCGACTGCGCCGTCGTCGAGCCGTACGGCGGTTTCGTCCATGCCGGCGAGGCGCTGCGCTGGCTCGCGGACCGGTGCCGGGACGACGCCGCGATCACCCGGACCGGCCCGGTCCGCCAGGTGATCACCCACGGCGACGGCTTCTCGCTGGTCGGCACGGGCCCGGCGGTACGGGCCCGCCAGGTGATCGTGACCGCCGGACCGGGCACCGCCGCGCTCCTGCCGCCCGGATCGGCCCCCGAGGTGGAGCGACGGCGGATCGTCTACTCCTTCGTCCGCCTCGGCGACTCCGGCGCGGTGCCGCACACGCTCGTGGACACCGTCCCCGACACCTGGATGCGCCCCGCGCCCGAGCAGGGCCCCGGCGTCCTCCTGGTCGGCCGGGCCGACCCGATGCCCTGGAACCGGCCCGGCCGGCGGGACGTCACCGACCGGCGGACCGGACTGCGGGCGGCGGAGGCCCTGGCCCGGCGGATACCGGCCCTGTCCAAGGCCGAGTACCTGAGCAGCGTCGTCGCGTCCGACATGTACGCGACACCGGGACACCACGGCGACGTGCCGGCGCCGACGGCCACCGACGGCCTCTGGTACGTGACCGGCCTCTCCGGGGGTGGTTTCAAGATCGCGCCCGCGCTGGGCGAGCGGATCGCCGACCGGATGACGGCGAGCGACAACGACGTCGCGCAGACCCTGTACAGCAACGACGTCGAGGGTGGGGACCATGTTTGA
- a CDS encoding type 1 periplasmic-binding domain-containing protein: MSTAGRLAVVAPRTGPRARWGRLFPPALLEHPAVEVFDDAADPERSVAIARRIAGSAGYSAVVGHFSSEAAGGALTAYRWAGIPVAFPLSSAPEITREHLDPDPGVIAPMPDNLAQAAVLFRAYRPAEAWAGPSADGLAGAWELLGGRVRPSVREILQQPGAGTLVVLGTLTDAEEAMRAVAEDGREVHVALTDDSWVGSPDWDELPPGERPRVVTSRPDPAVLVDRCARHMLEAVERDLTGPELVTLWAERYGVPVWEQPRPVEVLR; the protein is encoded by the coding sequence ATGAGCACCGCAGGCCGTCTCGCGGTCGTCGCGCCCCGCACCGGCCCGCGGGCCCGCTGGGGAAGGCTCTTTCCCCCGGCGCTGCTGGAGCATCCGGCGGTGGAGGTCTTCGACGACGCCGCGGATCCCGAGCGCTCTGTCGCCATCGCCCGGCGCATCGCCGGATCGGCCGGCTACTCGGCCGTGGTGGGGCACTTCTCCAGCGAGGCGGCCGGTGGCGCGCTGACCGCCTACCGGTGGGCCGGCATCCCGGTGGCCTTCCCGCTCTCCTCGGCGCCGGAGATCACCCGCGAACACCTGGACCCGGACCCGGGGGTGATCGCCCCTATGCCGGACAACCTGGCGCAGGCCGCCGTGCTGTTCCGGGCGTACCGGCCCGCGGAGGCGTGGGCCGGGCCCTCGGCCGACGGGCTCGCCGGCGCGTGGGAGCTCCTGGGCGGCCGGGTCCGGCCCAGCGTGCGGGAGATCCTCCAGCAGCCCGGCGCCGGCACGCTGGTGGTCCTGGGCACCCTGACCGACGCGGAGGAGGCGATGCGGGCCGTCGCCGAGGACGGCCGGGAGGTACACGTGGCACTCACCGACGACAGCTGGGTGGGCTCACCGGACTGGGACGAGCTGCCGCCGGGCGAACGGCCGCGGGTCGTCACCTCCCGGCCCGACCCGGCGGTCCTCGTCGACCGCTGCGCCCGGCACATGCTCGAGGCCGTCGAGCGTGACCTCACCGGCCCGGAGCTGGTCACCCTGTGGGCGGAGCGGTACGGCGTACCGGTCTGGGAACAGCCGCGCCCGGTGGAGGTGCTCCGGTGA
- a CDS encoding RICIN domain-containing protein: MRVRSALLIAALGVTMSATPAHAAGETVNVYLTTTSDSAGRVVTRGLQQQAAIAFGPAGGSANQTITIDEGTTYQTFEGGGASITDTTAYLLRGGPISAATRDAVMTKLFSPTQGIGLSFVRNPIGASDLSRPGNVSLDDTCCDLNDFGSNGYDTNVRLLTQQARQLNPALRVKGVPWSAPGWMKDNGRMDQMGWLKWEYYPTYAQYLVKYIQSYQAAGVPINYISVQNEPNCCQAANPTAMNYPGMSWNPSGLAEFTKNHVYPAFRAAGITTKVLIHDWNYGDYANFGAAILADTGVRDDPLFGGIAWHGYFGDPAVGTQVHDQYPAVKQFSTEHSGGTWITNQHNEDLADIVNYARNYSSSLVKWSLALNQDMGPHNGGCGTCTGLITVQEGGSRAGQVDYTVEYYTTGHLTKFVKPGAVRIASNNTAVQNVAWRNPDGGKALIAHNSGTSSQSVRVNWGGQSFVYTLPARTTATFTWAGTATQTPGGTITGLDGKCVDVAGAATANGTAIQLYGCNGTAAQQWSRPGDGTLRSLGKCLDISGPSNADGTVAHLWDCHTGTSQKWTLDSSQRLVNTYSGKCLDATGNTSADGTRLQIWTCTTGANQRFVLN; the protein is encoded by the coding sequence ATGCGCGTGCGAAGTGCGCTGCTCATCGCGGCTCTCGGCGTGACGATGAGCGCAACCCCCGCCCACGCGGCCGGCGAGACGGTGAACGTCTACCTCACCACCACCTCGGACAGCGCCGGCCGCGTCGTCACCCGCGGCCTCCAGCAGCAGGCCGCCATCGCGTTCGGCCCGGCCGGCGGCAGCGCGAACCAGACCATCACGATCGACGAGGGCACCACCTACCAGACCTTCGAGGGCGGCGGCGCGTCGATCACCGACACCACCGCCTACCTGCTGCGCGGCGGCCCGATCAGTGCGGCCACCCGGGACGCCGTGATGACGAAGCTGTTCAGCCCGACCCAGGGCATCGGGCTCTCCTTCGTCCGTAACCCGATCGGCGCCTCCGACCTGTCCCGGCCCGGCAACGTCTCGCTCGACGACACCTGCTGCGACCTCAACGACTTCGGGTCGAACGGGTACGACACGAACGTCCGGCTGCTGACGCAGCAGGCCAGGCAGCTGAACCCGGCGCTGCGGGTGAAGGGCGTCCCGTGGAGCGCGCCCGGCTGGATGAAGGACAACGGCCGGATGGACCAGATGGGCTGGCTCAAGTGGGAGTACTACCCCACGTACGCCCAGTACCTGGTCAAGTACATCCAGAGCTACCAGGCGGCCGGAGTGCCGATCAACTACATCTCGGTGCAGAACGAGCCGAACTGCTGCCAGGCCGCGAACCCGACGGCGATGAACTACCCGGGCATGAGCTGGAACCCGTCCGGCCTGGCGGAGTTCACCAAGAACCACGTCTACCCGGCGTTCCGGGCGGCCGGCATCACCACGAAGGTGCTGATCCACGACTGGAACTACGGCGACTACGCGAACTTCGGGGCGGCCATCCTCGCCGACACGGGCGTACGCGATGATCCGCTCTTCGGCGGCATCGCCTGGCACGGCTACTTCGGCGACCCGGCGGTCGGCACCCAGGTCCACGACCAGTACCCGGCCGTGAAGCAGTTCAGCACCGAGCACTCCGGCGGCACCTGGATCACCAACCAGCACAACGAGGACCTGGCCGACATCGTCAACTACGCCCGGAACTACAGCAGCAGCCTGGTCAAGTGGAGCCTCGCGCTGAACCAGGACATGGGCCCGCACAACGGCGGCTGCGGCACCTGCACCGGGCTGATCACCGTGCAGGAGGGCGGCTCGCGGGCCGGTCAGGTCGACTACACCGTCGAGTACTACACGACCGGGCACCTCACCAAGTTCGTCAAGCCGGGCGCGGTCCGGATCGCCTCGAACAACACCGCCGTGCAGAACGTGGCGTGGCGCAACCCGGACGGCGGCAAGGCCCTGATCGCGCACAACAGCGGCACGAGCAGCCAGTCGGTGCGGGTGAACTGGGGCGGGCAGTCGTTCGTGTACACGCTGCCGGCCCGTACCACCGCGACCTTCACCTGGGCCGGAACCGCGACCCAGACGCCCGGCGGGACCATCACCGGGCTCGACGGCAAGTGCGTCGACGTGGCCGGCGCCGCCACCGCCAACGGCACCGCGATCCAGCTCTACGGATGCAACGGCACCGCGGCCCAGCAGTGGTCCCGTCCGGGTGACGGCACGCTCCGGTCGCTCGGCAAGTGCCTGGACATCAGCGGACCGAGCAACGCCGACGGCACCGTCGCCCACCTCTGGGACTGCCACACCGGCACCTCGCAGAAGTGGACGCTGGACAGCTCGCAACGGCTGGTCAACACGTACTCCGGCAAGTGCCTCGACGCCACCGGCAACACCTCCGCCGACGGCACGCGACTCCAGATCTGGACCTGCACCACCGGCGCCAACCAGAGGTTCGTTCTCAACTGA
- a CDS encoding trypsin-like serine peptidase, translated as MLRRLRSLFIAIPLTGALAGAALSAPAQAGPAADAAIGVSVSASVRTAASYWTTERMLNAKPVPVPELDTATNAKLSQRAVPQGRAGKVDGAAGSMREQGPAQQLADPGASAATWSSTSSPPGATSGKVFFVGADGGNYVCSGSTVNSGGKNLVFTAGHCVSNGSGTWYNSAPWTFVPGYNNGNAPYGSWTARQLWTRPAWHNGANRAEDIGAAVMSTNAGGTRIVDYVGGQGIEWNYPLSQYQFQFGYPSRTPFNGQILKYCTGQSYNDGGHNGINCSMTEGASGGPWLDDFDGTFGWLDSVNSWVFWNSSGVRYKWNGPYFGNNARDFYNAIANL; from the coding sequence ATGCTACGGCGCCTTCGATCACTATTCATTGCGATTCCACTCACCGGAGCACTTGCCGGAGCAGCCCTGTCGGCACCCGCCCAGGCCGGCCCGGCGGCGGATGCGGCTATCGGCGTGAGCGTCAGCGCCTCTGTCCGCACCGCGGCAAGCTACTGGACCACCGAGCGCATGCTCAACGCGAAACCCGTGCCGGTGCCCGAACTGGACACGGCCACCAACGCGAAGCTGTCCCAGCGGGCAGTGCCGCAAGGGCGCGCCGGCAAAGTCGACGGCGCGGCCGGTTCGATGCGCGAGCAGGGACCGGCCCAACAGCTCGCCGACCCGGGCGCCAGCGCCGCCACGTGGAGCTCGACGAGTTCGCCGCCCGGGGCGACGTCCGGCAAGGTCTTCTTCGTCGGGGCCGACGGCGGCAACTACGTCTGCTCCGGCAGCACCGTCAACAGCGGCGGCAAGAACCTCGTCTTCACCGCTGGACACTGCGTCTCCAACGGCTCGGGCACCTGGTACAACAGCGCGCCGTGGACCTTCGTGCCCGGCTACAACAACGGCAACGCGCCGTACGGGAGCTGGACGGCCCGCCAGCTCTGGACCCGCCCGGCATGGCACAACGGCGCGAACCGGGCCGAGGACATCGGCGCGGCGGTGATGTCCACCAATGCCGGTGGCACCAGGATCGTCGACTACGTCGGCGGGCAGGGAATCGAGTGGAACTACCCCCTGTCGCAGTACCAGTTCCAGTTCGGCTACCCGTCCAGGACACCGTTCAACGGACAAATCCTGAAGTACTGCACGGGACAGTCCTACAACGATGGTGGACACAACGGGATCAATTGCAGCATGACCGAGGGCGCCAGCGGCGGCCCGTGGCTGGATGACTTCGACGGCACTTTCGGCTGGCTCGACTCCGTCAACAGTTGGGTCTTCTGGAATTCCAGTGGTGTCCGGTACAAGTGGAACGGACCCTATTTCGGAAACAACGCCCGCGATTTCTACAACGCGATCGCCAACCTGTAA